Sequence from the Deltaproteobacteria bacterium genome:
TGTAAATAAATGAAATATATTTTGTCATTGACAGATGATCTCCAGCATGATCACACTGGATTCACTTTGCATTTAAGCAACTATCAACAATAATTGAACAAGTAAAAACATTGACGCTTGATTGTTACTAGTGAGCATTGCTTGCTTTCTGGTTTAGCGCTAGGTACATTTTGAGCAATTGTCACGCAGGCAATTGTCGGTTTCATTGCGTATAGCTAAATGACCAAGGTCATTTGAGTCTAGCCTGTTAAAACGATACCTATGGGAGATACGTTAAGTATGGCCAACTATATAAATGAAATTCATGTCGTCAACTGCTGGGCATTCAAAAATAAACGGTTTAAATTTGATGGCAAACGACATCTTATTTTTCTTGGACCTAATGGCAGCGGTAAAACTTCAATTTTAGATGGGTTAGCATCAGAATTAGTCACAGACGGTCCAAGTCATCATTGGATAGTTAGCTTAATAAAGGCTAATAAGGCGGTAGAGGAGATAGGGAAAAATAACCGACGTGATCTTGCTCTCGTAACCACTCGCGAACGAGAGCTAAATAACCAAAAAGAACTTGCAGAAAAAAACTCTGTTGTTGTTCCATATTTTAATGAATCACCTCCATTAGCAAAAACACGGTATTTATTGCCTACATTTCATTTTAAAGCTGCTCGAATTTTTAATGGTAATCCAGTTGCTGGACCTATGTTGAATTCTGGGGTTATGTCGCCGATGGGGGAATCAAACTCCTTTGTACAATATCTGGTTAATCGGCGTAGTGAACAAGCATATGCCCGCGAAGAAGGTAACAACGAAGCAGCGGATAATATAGCTAAGTGGTTTTCTATATTAGAGCAACAAATCAGCAATTTGGCTGGAGAGCCATTGACTGTAAAGTTTAATCGAAAATCCAACTTTGCTTTTAGTCTAGTGCATGCCGATGGCCGTGAAAGCCCCTTTGAGTCATTACCCGCAGGTTATGGTAATGTATTAGAAATATTTTCAAAAGTATTGATGCATTTTGATAAAGCAGGGGTTGCTATTGATGACCCTAATACTGCCTGTATTTTGCTTCTTGATGAGCCAGAGGTACACCTTCATCCGCGTCTTCAATTATCTGTACTTCCAGCCTTAGCGAAATTAATTCCTGGTGCACAAATAATTGCTGCTACACATTCACCGATGGTTGCAGCCAGCTTAGAAGATGCCATAGTATATAATCTTGAAACAGGCTTGCCCGTAAAGACTTATGGACTTGACCCAAATGCCGCTCTTTTAAAAATATTTGATGCCGAGCTACAACCAAAAGATGTACGTGAATTAATTCAAAAGGTTGCCGACAAAATTGATGAAAATCCTGATTCTGCACAGCAATCACTTCAAGAATTAGAACAAATTCTTGGCAGCGATCATGAAGAAATTGTGCGTTTTACTACCTTATTATCACTACTAAATATCAAAGACGATGATACCAATCAATAAACGCATTAATGTACCAAAAGAATTGACTGAAGCTATGTCATGAACATTCTTATTTATCTCAAGAGCGAAATTAGTTCCTTTCAAGTTAATGACACACAGTTTGCTAATTTAGTTGCTCGTTTGTCGCAACATAATTTTGTGCGTGTGACGAGCAAAGAAGAGTTTAAGCAAAAGTTACCTGAAACTGATGCAGCCGTAGTGTGGAGTTTTCCTGCTCATTGGTATGCTTTAGCACCAAAACTTAAACATGTTTTTACCCCGGCTGCTGGTCATGATTGGATTGCACCTGATCCTCAAGGGCAGGTGAGCATTCATTTTGGTAAGTTTCACGGTAAAATAATGGCTGAAAGCCTTTTAGCGATGATGCTATTTATGAATCGACAGCTTGGGGTGGCTATTAAGCAACAACGCGATCATGTTTGGGCTGCAAAAAATTTTGAGAGTTGTCGGCGCATAGTCGGGCAAACAGCACTCATTATTGGTTATGGCGCCATTGGGCAGCATATAGCTAGGCTTTTATCGGCAATAGGTATGACGGTTTATGGATTACGTCGAACCAAAATAGATAATACCTCTTATGTAAAAAGACTTTTTACGGGTAATGAACTTCATGAGGCTTTGACTTTTGCAGATCACGTGGTTTGTATTTTACCTGGTGATACGACTACTGATAATTTTCTTGATGCCGCTGCTTTTGCAAAAATGAAACCCGGCGCTATTGTTTATAATCTTGGTCGCGGTAATACTATTGATCATAATGTGCTAGTTGCTGCGCTTAATTCAGGTGCGATTGCAGGCGCATTTCTTGATGTGTTGCCCAAAGAGCCACTGCCGCCCACTTCGTCTTTGTGGGATACACCCAAACTTTATTTTTCCCCGCACGCTGCTGCGGTATATGCAGAGTATTTAGATTTATATTTTAAAGAACTTGCTGAATTAATTAATAAGTTGGGAACGAGCGTTTAATACTATTATTTTTTACATTCACCTATACGTTTACCACTCATAGTATACTTCATTTGCATGTCGGGTTGACCGCCACCTGAAATTTGAAAATCCATTGAACCATTATACACGTTGTACTTGTAGATGATTTTGCCAGCGCCAGTCATAACCATGCCCTTGTCATCATTACATTTAATAGACCAGGAGACGGAGTCCTTTTTAATTTTAATTTTACTAACTTTACATTTCTGATCGGGTTGTTGCGTGTTAGGTACAAGGTCTTTTTTAGTAATACAGCTAGTGGTGGTCATAGGTGGCATGGCCATGGGCATGCCGATCATCTCCATTTTTATGGTGGTTTCCCACTGACCTTCTTGAACATTGATTGCTTTTGCGGCGAAGGTTGCAAATGGAAGGCTAAAAATAATAGCAACAGCAAGTGAGATAATACGCATGTTTGAATCTCCGCAGTTTTAAAACAGTTTTAACAGTTCTTCTAGCTTCTTAATAATTGATTTTACTATGAGCATAAAGAGTATTTAGTCGTTTATCATCTAAAGTCCACAAGCGTGCATGTGAAAGAATAGCTTAAGGGGTGGTTTCAAGTCATAAATGCAGCAGTATGCCATCGGTAAGAATTAGTTATAAACAGATGATTAAACCATGGTATTTGTTGTTTAATATAAATCGGACATTAATTGACCAATAAAATCAGCCATTATTGCCTTATTTGTTGGAGTGGGTTGGATTTTTGGTTTTTAACGATGACTCCACATAGGTTGGTCGATAGCTTGATCGTTAAATTCAGTAAAGTCATTAACCGCGCGTGCATTACCAAGCAAAGAAGAAATGACATCGACAAAATCTTTTCGTCTAACATTGATGCGCGGGGTAACTGGACGCAAGGTGATCTCAACAGCGCCTTGAAGGTCATTTATCGACTCGTCGAGCACTATGGTGCGGGAGTTGGTGAGTCGGCCGTTGATGATGATTGCTTTTTGCATCTTTTTCCTCTTTGAGCCTTTTAAAGTAGGTTGCTGAAAACAAATTTAAGCAACCAACTTTAATCGAATTCGAAGAGGGTACTCGCTATAAGAGTTTAGCGCAAAGGGATAAGTTGTGAATTTGTCTGTTATTATACACAAGTTATTCACAGGTCAAAATTGCTAGCCAAAGTCAAAAAATGCAAAAAAATCTCCAAATATTTGAGGTTCAAATAGTACTTTTATTTAATGCCTACATGTGGATAACTATTAAGTAACAAAAAGAGTAAGATCATTGTTACGATCGTATTATAATAAAAAAGGTTTATAGAAGTATTATTGCGTTTGGGTTTTTTAGGTGGGTTATGACATGGTTGCGACCAGCGAAATGAGATTTTTACACCTTGTTTTTGCAGAATCCTTGACCTTCTTCTTTCGGTTAGCTTCAATTGTATAAATGACTATTTTGTCATTGCTCATAATTACGAGGAAAATATGAGTTTGATTGTTGCTGTTGACGTATTTAAAGCAGGTGAAACGTTGCAGCATTATGAATTTTCAAGCGATCACCAACGGTTAGTGCGTATTGGCAAATTACCCTCAGCACAAGTCCGCCTTGATGAACCAGCAGCTTCGCGAGTCCATGCCATCATCGAGGTTTCACATGCGCAGGCAATGTTGGTTGACATGGGTGCTGACAGTGGCACGTTGGTTAATGGCAAACGGGCTAGTAAAGTTAAATTATCTCATGGTGATAAAATTGTAATTGGCGCTACCGAATTAATTGTTAGCATAGGAACCAACAGTGCAGATAATGCCGCCAAAATTGTGACTAAT
This genomic interval carries:
- a CDS encoding ATP-binding protein is translated as MANYINEIHVVNCWAFKNKRFKFDGKRHLIFLGPNGSGKTSILDGLASELVTDGPSHHWIVSLIKANKAVEEIGKNNRRDLALVTTRERELNNQKELAEKNSVVVPYFNESPPLAKTRYLLPTFHFKAARIFNGNPVAGPMLNSGVMSPMGESNSFVQYLVNRRSEQAYAREEGNNEAADNIAKWFSILEQQISNLAGEPLTVKFNRKSNFAFSLVHADGRESPFESLPAGYGNVLEIFSKVLMHFDKAGVAIDDPNTACILLLDEPEVHLHPRLQLSVLPALAKLIPGAQIIAATHSPMVAASLEDAIVYNLETGLPVKTYGLDPNAALLKIFDAELQPKDVRELIQKVADKIDENPDSAQQSLQELEQILGSDHEEIVRFTTLLSLLNIKDDDTNQ
- a CDS encoding D-2-hydroxyacid dehydrogenase, which gives rise to MNILIYLKSEISSFQVNDTQFANLVARLSQHNFVRVTSKEEFKQKLPETDAAVVWSFPAHWYALAPKLKHVFTPAAGHDWIAPDPQGQVSIHFGKFHGKIMAESLLAMMLFMNRQLGVAIKQQRDHVWAAKNFESCRRIVGQTALIIGYGAIGQHIARLLSAIGMTVYGLRRTKIDNTSYVKRLFTGNELHEALTFADHVVCILPGDTTTDNFLDAAAFAKMKPGAIVYNLGRGNTIDHNVLVAALNSGAIAGAFLDVLPKEPLPPTSSLWDTPKLYFSPHAAAVYAEYLDLYFKELAELINKLGTSV
- a CDS encoding DUF3617 family protein — protein: MRIISLAVAIIFSLPFATFAAKAINVQEGQWETTIKMEMIGMPMAMPPMTTTSCITKKDLVPNTQQPDQKCKVSKIKIKKDSVSWSIKCNDDKGMVMTGAGKIIYKYNVYNGSMDFQISGGGQPDMQMKYTMSGKRIGECKK